Proteins from one Oenanthe melanoleuca isolate GR-GAL-2019-014 chromosome 1, OMel1.0, whole genome shotgun sequence genomic window:
- the TDRD3 gene encoding tudor domain-containing protein 3 isoform X2, translating to MLRLQMTDGHTSCTAIEYSSMSKISLNTPPGTKIKLSGIVEVRNGFLLLDDSNTAVLGGEVEHLIEKWELQRSLAKHNRSNIGTEGGPPPFVPFGQKCASYVQVDSRDLDRRKTLQMTNTVKTVADNDEFEKQRTAAIAEVAKSKETKTFGGGGGSSRSNLSVSAGGNRNRELFQKEKIAKPEGKNEGVYRELVDEKALKHITEMGFSKEAARQALMDNSNSLEAALNFLLNNNKQKPIQGPPPRGKGKGRGRIRPEDEEELGNARPSAPSTLFDFLESKMGTLTIEEPKLQFQPTHPVQHKVTNTEQNGIKENHSRHVSRNDMRQPRNEKPPRFQKDFQNSRQALESGGLPRNRGPERHSSLEHWTDEKNKSDRHYPRNDRSKDLGYPITAHQSDITFKKRDNNMQNRVGKGVSFIEFKENSAAQDVTDNNNQKRGKRENQTHNSENFFDRKARTISSEAFMVKSEQHFGVNNDYQNPSRTDFSAVPNGDTEHHQKGRRAGPIKSSGPTVIPSFDDKMLYYNTGPKRRTGPIKPEKILEPSSHMEYGKSWRPGDECFALYWEDNKFYLAEIEALHSSGTTAVVKFSDYGNYEEVLLSNIRPVHTDTWEEEEETYEQTLEFRRGGDGQPRRSTRPTQQFYQPPRARN from the exons CCTGAACACTCCACCTGGAACAAAAATTAAGCTTTCAGGAATTGTTGAAGTGAGAAATGGATTCTTGCTGTTGGATGACAGTAACACAGCAGTTCTTGGAGGTGAAGTGGAGCATCTTATAGAAAAGTGGGAATTACAAAGG AGTTTGGCAAAACACAATAGGAGTAACATTGGAACAGAAGGTGGCCCTCCTCCCTTTGTACCTTTTGGGCAG aaatgtgcATCTTACGTGCAAGTGGATAGCAGAGACCTTGATCGCAGAAAGACTCTGCAGATGACAAATACTGTGAAAACTGTTGCAGACAATGATgaatttgaaaagcagagaaCAGCTGCTATTGCAGAAGTAGCAAAGAGCAAAGAG ACCAAGACATTTGGAGGAGGTGGTGGTAGTAGCAGAAGCAATCTCAGTGTGAGTGCTGGAGGGAATCGAAACAGGGAACTCTTCCAGAAGGAGAAGATAGCAAAACCAGAGGGGAAGAATGAAGGTGTCTACCGAGAACTG GTTGATGAAAAGGCTCTAAAACACATAACAGAGATGGGTTTTAGCAAAGAAGCAGCAAGACAGGCACTTATGGATAACAGTAACAGCCTAGAGGCAGcattaaattttcttctgaacaACAATAAACAGAAACCCATTCAGGGACCACCACCTAGAG GTAAGGGGAAGGGCCGAGGCCGAATAAGACCTGAAGATGAAGAAGAGCTAGGAAATGCCAGACCATCTGCACCAAGCACACTGTTTGATTTCTTGGAATCCAAAATGGGTACTCTAACAATAGAGG aaCCAAAACTACAATTTCAGCCAACACATCCAGTACAGCACAAAGTTACGAATACAGAACAGAATGGCATCAAAGAGAATCATTCAAGACACGTTTCTCGCAATGACATGAGACAACCAAGGAATGAGAAACCCCCTCGTtttcaaaaggattttcagAATTCAAGGCAGGCTTTGGAAAGTGGTGGGTTACCAAGAAACAGAGGTCCTGAAAGGCACAGCTCTTTAGAACACTggacagatgaaaaaaataaaagtgacagACATTATCCTAGAAATGATAGGTCAAAAGATTTGGGTTATCCCATAACTGCTCACCAGAGTGATATTACTTTCAAAAAAAGGGATAACAACATGCAGAACAGAGTAGGAAAAGGAGTGTCTTTCATAGAATTCAAGGAAAATTCTGCTGCTCAAGATGTGACAGACAACAATAATCAGAAAcgtgggaaaagggaaaaccaaacacacaattctgaaaatttttttgATAGGAAGGCACGAACAATAAGTAGTGAAGCTTTTATGGTAAAAAGTGAGCAACATTTTGGTGTTAATAATGATTACCAAAATCCCAGTAGGACTGATTTTAGTGCTGTACCAAATGGAGATACTGAGCATCATCAGAAAGGAAGACGAGCAGGACCTATCAAATCATCAGGACCCACTGTGATCCCATCTTTTGATGATAAAATGTTGTATTACAACACCGGTCCCAAAAGGAGAACTGGGCCCATCAAACCAGAGAAAATACTGGAACCATCGAGTCACATGGAGTATGGAAAAAGTTGGAGACCAGGGGATGAATGTTTTGCTCTTTATTGGGAAGACAATAAG ttCTACCTGGCAGAAATTGAAGCTCTTCATTCTTCTGGGACAACTGCAGTTGTTAAGTTCAGTGATTATGGAAATTATGAAGAGGTGCTTCTCAGCAACATCAGGCCTGTTCATACAGATACATGG gaggaggaagaagaaacgTATGAGCAAACTCTAGAATTCCGCAGAGGAGGTGATGGTCAGCCACGGCGGTCCACACGACCCACTCAACAATTTTATCAACCTCCTCGAGCTAGAAACTGA